One segment of bacterium DNA contains the following:
- a CDS encoding class I SAM-dependent methyltransferase — MRARDGAAGRGYYAEGLAAERLRLCYDLATPEVRRYMGAEIAHVRARLDPDDRVLELGCGYGRIVKDLAASAGFICGVDTSRASLRYGADYLAGVENVALVCADAAAPGLAPGAFDVVCCLQNGVSAFKIEPLRLFRAALESTRPGGRTLFASYAAGFWEDRLAWFRIQAEHGLVGEIDEDATGNGRIVCKDGFSATTFGADDFRDLAAACGRETRIETVAASSLFCEMTA, encoded by the coding sequence ATGCGAGCACGCGACGGCGCCGCGGGGCGCGGATATTACGCAGAGGGCCTGGCCGCCGAGAGGTTGCGTCTCTGCTACGACCTGGCCACGCCCGAGGTACGCCGCTACATGGGCGCCGAGATCGCACACGTCCGCGCGCGCCTCGATCCGGACGATCGCGTGCTGGAACTGGGCTGCGGGTACGGAAGGATCGTGAAGGATCTCGCGGCGTCGGCCGGGTTCATTTGCGGCGTCGATACCTCGAGGGCCAGCCTGCGCTACGGGGCGGACTACCTGGCCGGGGTCGAGAATGTCGCCCTGGTCTGCGCCGACGCTGCGGCGCCGGGCCTCGCGCCCGGCGCGTTCGATGTGGTCTGCTGCTTGCAGAACGGCGTCTCTGCCTTCAAGATCGAACCGCTGCGGCTCTTTCGCGCGGCCCTGGAGTCCACGCGGCCGGGCGGCCGGACGCTCTTCGCCAGCTACGCCGCCGGATTCTGGGAGGATCGGCTGGCCTGGTTCCGCATCCAGGCCGAGCACGGCCTGGTCGGCGAGATCGACGAGGACGCCACCGGCAACGGGCGGATCGTCTGCAAGGACGGTTTCAGCGCGACCACCTTCGGCGCGGACGACTTCCGCGACCTGGCGGCGGCCTGCGGCCGCGAGACGCGCATCGAGACCGTCGCGGCCTCGAGCCTTTTCTGCGAAATGACCGCGTGA
- a CDS encoding DUF2784 domain-containing protein: protein MIYRLLADLVVLLHFAFILFVLLGGLLVPRRPRLARLHLPAVVWGALIEFRGWICPLTPLEKQLRLAAGQGGYPEGFVEHYILPLVYPPGLTREIQLVLGAAVLVVNAAAYGVAWRRRRKRRGP from the coding sequence CTGATCTACCGCCTGCTGGCCGATCTGGTGGTGTTGCTCCACTTCGCCTTCATCCTGTTCGTGCTGCTGGGCGGATTGCTCGTCCCGCGACGCCCGCGTCTGGCCCGGCTTCATCTGCCGGCGGTCGTCTGGGGCGCCTTGATCGAGTTCCGGGGCTGGATCTGCCCCTTGACGCCCCTGGAGAAACAGCTGCGCCTCGCAGCCGGCCAGGGAGGCTATCCGGAAGGCTTCGTCGAGCATTACATCCTGCCGCTGGTCTACCCCCCCGGGCTGACACGCGAGATCCAGCTCGTGCTCGGTGCCGCCGTGCTGGTCGTCAATGCGGCGGCCTACGGCGTGGCGTGGCGGCGCCGCCGGAAACGTCGTGGCCCATGA